The Chthonomonadales bacterium genome window below encodes:
- a CDS encoding DNA translocase FtsK 4TM domain-containing protein, which translates to MAVSRARSVPSSRRVHDLVGLALFFAGAACLLWLAWRQDALVPDLAVRGLRLMAGSGAFAVPLILLFIGSMFLVGYDRFSFSHSTYGTLLLFVTFITWRHLAAFDGPLPALDPASEQTLMGAGGFLGALVATLLCRPLGLQTAYLLLVMFACMSVVLLVDRPFIELLRSLRKPAGVGLAAARQGVGAAKQGVGAVREKSAAVREGLAARAAERAAGRERGGDASSERRLAPASLPGSGAREADAERSARRPGPAKPGSPPAIRDGTDPAPAKSTSVVPLPEGPAAPGDFRLPPLTLLKEAPPAAPRRAQQELADRIKVLEETLDQFGIGANVVEIAHGPTVTRYEIQLAPGIKVSKIVSLADNLAMALAAIDVRVEAPIPGKSAIGVEVPNSTASVVALRECIESAEFRNASGKLTFALGTDVGGTHRYADLTQMPHLLIGGSTNSGKSVCLNALIASMLYRATPREIKFVMIDPKRVELSLWDGIPHLMHPVVKDVKQAAGIFRAILKEMDRRYEMFSRIGTRNIDGYNEGASEDERLPFIVVVVDELADLMMQAAGEIETSICRIAQLARATGIHLVIATQRPSVDVITGLIKANISSRIAFAVSSQVDSRTILDMNGAERLIGRGDMLFLPIDSSKPARIQGCYLSEKETNALVAYLKEQERPSYTMTPVQMGMGGGAAGDEGGSEDELYESAVKLVATNGQASTSMLQRRFKIGYTRAARLVDMMEQRGIVGPLDGAKPREILVTKDEVDRMFRGDYED; encoded by the coding sequence ATGGCCGTCTCCCGCGCCCGGTCGGTTCCCTCTTCCCGCCGGGTTCACGACCTGGTCGGCCTGGCCCTCTTCTTCGCCGGCGCCGCCTGCCTCCTCTGGCTCGCCTGGCGCCAGGATGCGCTCGTGCCGGACCTCGCGGTGCGCGGGCTGCGCCTGATGGCCGGCTCCGGCGCCTTCGCGGTGCCGCTGATCCTGCTCTTCATCGGCTCCATGTTTCTTGTGGGCTACGACCGCTTCTCGTTCTCGCACTCCACCTACGGCACGCTCCTCCTCTTCGTCACCTTCATCACGTGGCGTCACCTGGCCGCCTTCGACGGACCGCTTCCCGCGCTTGACCCTGCCTCTGAGCAGACGCTGATGGGCGCCGGCGGCTTCCTCGGCGCGCTCGTCGCCACCCTGCTGTGCCGTCCGCTCGGCCTGCAGACCGCCTATCTGCTCCTGGTGATGTTCGCCTGCATGTCGGTGGTGCTCCTCGTCGACCGACCCTTCATCGAGCTCCTGCGCTCACTGCGGAAGCCGGCCGGCGTGGGACTGGCCGCCGCCAGGCAGGGCGTCGGCGCCGCGAAACAGGGCGTAGGCGCGGTGCGCGAGAAGAGCGCCGCGGTGCGCGAGGGGCTGGCCGCTCGCGCCGCGGAGCGCGCGGCAGGCCGCGAGAGGGGCGGCGATGCCTCGTCGGAGCGCCGCCTTGCGCCGGCCTCCCTACCGGGGAGCGGCGCCCGCGAGGCCGACGCCGAGCGTTCGGCGCGGCGGCCAGGGCCCGCGAAGCCGGGGTCGCCTCCGGCCATTCGCGACGGCACCGATCCCGCCCCCGCCAAGAGCACCTCCGTCGTGCCGCTGCCGGAGGGGCCAGCCGCGCCCGGCGACTTCCGGCTGCCGCCGCTCACGCTGCTGAAGGAGGCCCCGCCCGCCGCGCCGCGCCGCGCCCAGCAGGAGCTAGCCGACCGGATCAAGGTGCTGGAAGAGACGCTCGACCAGTTCGGCATCGGCGCCAACGTCGTGGAGATCGCCCACGGCCCCACCGTCACACGCTACGAGATCCAACTCGCCCCCGGCATCAAGGTCAGCAAGATCGTCTCGCTGGCCGACAACCTGGCGATGGCCCTCGCGGCGATCGACGTGCGCGTGGAGGCGCCCATCCCCGGCAAGTCAGCCATCGGGGTCGAGGTGCCCAACTCCACCGCCTCCGTCGTCGCGCTGCGCGAGTGCATCGAGTCCGCGGAGTTCCGAAACGCCTCGGGCAAGCTCACCTTCGCTCTGGGCACGGACGTCGGCGGGACCCACCGCTACGCCGACCTGACGCAGATGCCCCACCTGCTGATCGGCGGCTCCACCAACTCGGGCAAGTCCGTCTGCCTCAACGCCCTCATCGCCTCCATGCTCTACCGGGCCACGCCGCGCGAGATCAAGTTCGTCATGATCGACCCCAAGCGCGTTGAGCTATCGCTGTGGGATGGCATCCCACACCTAATGCACCCGGTGGTCAAGGACGTGAAGCAGGCGGCCGGCATCTTCCGGGCGATCCTCAAGGAGATGGACCGGCGGTACGAGATGTTCTCGCGCATCGGCACGCGCAACATCGACGGCTACAACGAGGGCGCCTCCGAGGACGAGCGACTGCCCTTCATCGTCGTCGTCGTCGACGAGCTCGCTGACCTGATGATGCAGGCGGCCGGCGAGATCGAGACCTCGATCTGCCGCATCGCGCAGCTCGCCCGCGCCACGGGCATCCACCTGGTGATTGCCACACAGCGGCCCTCCGTCGACGTCATCACCGGGCTGATCAAGGCCAACATCTCCTCGCGCATCGCCTTCGCCGTCTCCTCGCAGGTCGACAGCCGCACCATCCTTGACATGAACGGCGCCGAGCGGCTGATCGGGCGCGGCGACATGCTCTTCCTCCCGATCGACAGCTCGAAGCCGGCGCGCATCCAGGGATGCTACCTCTCCGAGAAGGAGACGAACGCCCTCGTCGCCTACCTCAAGGAGCAGGAGCGCCCGAGCTACACGATGACGCCGGTGCAGATGGGGATGGGCGGGGGCGCCGCGGGCGACGAGGGCGGGTCCGAGGACGAGCTCTACGAGTCCGCCGTTAAGCTCGTGGCCACGAACGGCCAGGCGTCCACCTCCATGCTGCAACGGCGCTTCAAGATCGGCTATACGCGCGCCGCGCGCCTGGTGGACATGATGGAGCAGAGGGGCATCGTCGGGCCACTGGACGGCGCCAAGCCGCGCGAGATCCTGGTGACGAAGGACGAGGTGGACCGCATGTTTCGCGGCGACTACGAGGACTGA
- a CDS encoding SRPBCC family protein: MNKALGLAGALGLGAGLMYLLDPNAGARRRARMRGQARRAMRRTEGFLATASRDLANRTRGVAAETRGHLFAEPVSDAVLVERVRARLGRVASHPRAIHVTAEDGHVTLRGRVPGNEMDPVTLATGQVRGACGVANRLTAVERADLEPDGSPPRAAAASRRYLAPGPRLLALAGGGAAATLGLRRGGALGTGIGALGAIAVARGVAASDQGRTADAPGEAPMIQVDQTIALSAPPNAVFAFMQDYANFPRFMPSVREVRALGEGISRWVVSGPVGATVQWDARETCRLADQRIAWETTEDQPIRHAGAIAVRPGQNGGTELTVRMQYRQSAGALGHAAAWVFAADPGSQLGADLSRVKAYFDRGKPARDGGRAEAEPKPGHA, translated from the coding sequence CCGGCCTGATGTATCTCCTTGACCCGAACGCGGGAGCGCGGCGAAGGGCGCGCATGCGCGGCCAGGCCAGACGTGCCATGCGCCGGACGGAGGGCTTCCTGGCGACCGCCTCCCGCGACCTGGCCAACCGCACCCGGGGAGTCGCCGCCGAGACGCGCGGCCACCTCTTTGCGGAGCCGGTGTCGGACGCGGTGCTGGTGGAGCGCGTGCGCGCCCGCCTGGGCCGCGTCGCCAGTCACCCGCGCGCGATCCACGTGACCGCCGAGGACGGCCACGTGACCCTGCGCGGCCGCGTGCCCGGCAACGAGATGGACCCGGTGACCCTCGCCACGGGCCAGGTGCGCGGCGCGTGCGGTGTCGCCAACCGTCTGACCGCCGTCGAGCGCGCCGACCTGGAGCCGGATGGCTCGCCACCCCGGGCCGCCGCGGCGTCGCGCCGCTACCTCGCTCCCGGCCCCCGCCTGCTCGCTCTCGCCGGGGGCGGCGCCGCAGCCACGCTCGGCCTGCGCCGGGGTGGGGCGCTGGGAACCGGCATCGGTGCCCTCGGAGCCATCGCCGTGGCGCGAGGCGTGGCCGCTAGCGACCAGGGGCGAACCGCCGACGCGCCGGGCGAGGCGCCGATGATCCAGGTGGACCAAACCATCGCGCTGAGCGCCCCGCCGAACGCGGTGTTCGCCTTTATGCAGGACTATGCTAACTTCCCACGCTTCATGCCGAGCGTGCGCGAGGTGCGCGCACTCGGGGAGGGGATAAGCCGCTGGGTGGTGAGCGGCCCGGTGGGCGCCACCGTTCAGTGGGACGCGCGCGAGACCTGCCGCCTGGCCGACCAGAGGATCGCCTGGGAGACCACGGAGGACCAGCCGATTCGCCATGCGGGGGCCATCGCGGTGCGGCCCGGCCAGAACGGCGGGACCGAGCTAACGGTTCGGATGCAGTACCGCCAGTCCGCTGGCGCGCTGGGCCACGCGGCGGCCTGGGTGTTCGCCGCCGACCCCGGATCGCAACTCGGCGCCGACCTGTCGCGCGTGAAGGCCTACTTCGACAGGGGCAAGCCCGCGCGCGATGGCGGCCGCGCAGAGGCGGAGCCGAAGCCGGGGCACGCCTGA